In a single window of the Drosophila subpulchrella strain 33 F10 #4 breed RU33 chromosome X, RU_Dsub_v1.1 Primary Assembly, whole genome shotgun sequence genome:
- the LOC119557481 gene encoding protamine-like protein 99C, protein MDGRKGGKALRKTTGSLNLSTELKKQSYGISPQNGIRFGAREWNYMTLFTKSKETMTVIKSAPQEFESQSHGESPGKSELKRESRNQKERKISKSIKRLVKKKPSPVLKIRHKSPLGSAVAYIHYMRKFQSLNSHLSGPELLNKAARVWCVLTESQRKQFDLNLKVYKRSNGYNFLKIV, encoded by the exons ATGGACGGGAGAAAAGGTGGAAAAGCACTTCGAAAAACAACTGGCTCCCTGAACTTATCGACAGAATTAAAAAAGCAATCCTACGGGATTTCCCCACAGAACGGGATACGTTTCGGAGCAAGAGAATGGAACTATATGACCCTCTTTACAAAATCG AAAGAAACTATGACCGTTATAAAGAGTGCTCCTCAGGAGTTTGAGAGTCAGTCCCATGGGGAAAGCCCCGGAAAATCTGAGCTGAAGAGGGAGTCCAGGAACCAGAAGGAAAGGAAGATATCCAAGTCCATCAAGCGCCTGGTTAAGAAAAAACCGAGTCCTGTGCTAAAGATTCGCCACAAAAGTCCTTTGGGCTCAGCGGTGGCCTATATTCATTATATGCGCAAGTTTCAATCACTAAATTCTCATTTGTCGGGCCCTGAACTATTGAACAAGGCAGCTCGTGTTTGGTGCGTTCTGACTGAAAGTCAGCGCAAGCAATTTGATCTAAATTTAAAGGTTTATAAGAGAAGTAATGGCTACAATTTTCTAAAGATTGTGTAA
- the LOC119555949 gene encoding uncharacterized protein LOC119555949, protein MISQDSLGVNSEVEVFSALICWLAYRPQEMTKLMPHLTGCVRFTLIPLPVLRKLWDISSVPSSPSDPDGTLLGAFHYDLDMRYRISISITVASLRLLHPNRSEFLRSLRDVGEEAPREWMYDETCSYHLPYPKGPYCHVMNGQAIFSYVSQRANEFQPWPRRSRSLLPATNDLQTIEEVPAEFECRESEEEDQNENFLIELRALFLKLDLFLPHEGDPQPYEPEAITSEDENYLYETYVQETDRQIRGILKELDQNVMPQLSL, encoded by the coding sequence ATGATTTCCCAGGATTCATTGGGGGTCAATTCCGAGGTGGAGGTCTTTTCGGCCCTTATCTGTTGGCTAGCTTATCGTCCGCAGGAAATGACAAAGCTGATGCCACACCTGACTGGGTGCGTTAGATTCACCTTAATACCACTACCCGTTCTACGAAAACTGTGGGACATATCTTCGGTGCCCAGCAGTCCCTCGGATCCCGACGGTACTCTTTTGGGCGCTTTTCATTATGATCTCGATATGCGGTATAGGATCAGCATTTCGATCACTGTAGCGTCGTTGCGACTTCTGCATCCCAATCGTAGCGAATTTCTCAGATCCTTGAGGGATGTTGGTGAGGAGGCTCCAAGGGAGTGGATGTACGACGAAACGTGTTCCTATCACTTGCCATACCCCAAGGGCCCCTATTGTCATGTTATGAATGGCCAAGCAATTTTTTCCTATGTCTCGCAGAGAGCGAACGAGTTTCAGCCATGGCCAAGGCGTTCAAGGTCCCTCCTGCCAGCTACCAATGATCTACAGACCATCGAGGAGGTACCAGCTGAATTCGAATGCAGGGAGTCGGAGGAAGAGGACCAGAACGAAAATTTCTTGATCGAGTTGCGAGCTCTGTTCCTTAAATTGGATCTATTTCTGCCCCACGAAGGGGATCCTCAGCCTTACGAACCGGAAGCAATAACATCCGAGGACGAGAATTATCTCTATGAGACCTATGTGCAGGAAACGGATCGCCAGATCAGAGGGATATTAAAGGAACTTGACCAGAATGTAATGCCCCAGCTCAGTTTATAG
- the LOC119557117 gene encoding uncharacterized protein LOC119557117: MMGDDADQSHDEVITPEGVICVDEVNIIESNNPADYRHIIDDNVGATTRVCIGTSTFWCIPSLLQFHCKYFERHIRRGYRFREGADLTAVGFRAAYDWMRLQESLGNEKGPGQVVATLHTAMQLEMRALQTVCYRFLCGAHFREEIAFEVYLKALKYPELEALRKVMLQRIGIHFLAVVGESIFGRCP, translated from the exons ATGATGGGGGACGACGCGGACCAAAGCCACGATGAAGTAATCACTCCGGAAGGTGTCATATGTGTGGATGAGGTGAACATAATTGAGAGCAACAATCCCGCCGATTACAGGCACATTATCGACGATAACGTGGGTGCCACAACACGAGTTTGCATCGGAACATCCACTTTCTGGTGTATTCCTTCACTTCTGCAATTCCATTGCAAATATTTCGAACGCCACATTCGCCGG GGCTATCGCTTTCGCGAGGGCGCTGACCTTACTGCCGTGGGTTTTCGAGCTGCCTACGATTGGATGAGATTGCAAGAGTCTCTGGGAAACGAAAAAGGCCCGGGTCAAGTGGTTGCCACGCTGCATACGGCCATGCAACTAGAGATGCGAGCACTGCAGACGGTCTGTTATCGATTCCTGTGCGGAGCCCACTTCCGAGAGGAGATCGCCTTCGAGGTTTACCTAAAGGCCCTGAAGTATCCCGAACTCGAAGCGCTCCGCAAGGTGATGCTTCAGAGGATCGGGATCCATTTTCTGGCCGTGGTGGGGGAATCCATTTTCGGCAGATGCCCCTAG
- the LOC119557711 gene encoding protamine-like protein 99C, whose protein sequence is MDGKEGGNTLRKTTGSLNLATDTKRFYGISPQNGIRFEAREWNYMNLFKNPSAPQELESQSLGENPGKSEREKCTPVRSPSARERESRNKKERKPSKSIKKRPSPVLKILDPHRLGSAVAYMHFMRKFQRKNNNLKANDLLNKGTRLWCRLHGNQRQQFERPLWVVRTG, encoded by the exons ATGGACGGAAAAGAAGGTGGAAATACACTTCGTAAAACAACTGGCTCCCTGAACTTAGCGACCGACACAAAGCGATTCTACGGAATTTCCCCACAGAACGGGATACGTTTCGAAGCAAGAGAATGGAACTATATGAACCTCTTTAAAAATCCG AGTGCACCTCAGGAGCTTGAGAGTCAGTCCCTTGGGGAAAACCCCGGTAAATCTGAGCGGGAGAAATGCACTCCCGTTCGCTCTCCCAGTGCCCGTGAGAGGGAGTCCAGGAACAAGAAGGAAAGAAAGCCGTCCAAGTCCATCAAGAAGAGACCCAGCCCTGTGCTGAAGATCCTCGACCCACATCGTCTGGGCTCCGCCGTAGCCTATATGCATTTCATGCGCAAGTTTCAGAGGAAGAACAACAATTTGAAGGCGAATGATCTACTAAACAAGGGAACTCGTCTTTGGTGCCGTCTGCATGGAAACCAGCGCCAACAATTTGAGAGGCCGCTTTG GGTTGTGAGGACTGGATAG
- the LOC119557352 gene encoding uncharacterized protein LOC119557352 has product MPVTYKTRTLPRQRNLVPNLLRSILHALEDAHRPMSDTELILVLGVQYRRNDPEFQRQVQINLRDGVEYGILKRQRNHFSVRSRRLSELMATLGTPSSHH; this is encoded by the coding sequence ATGCCGGTCACCTACAAGACACGTACACTGCCCCGTCAGCGAAATCTGGTGCCCAACCTCCTACGCTCCATACTACACGCCCTGGAGGATGcccatcgacccatgagcgaCACCGAGCTCATCCTCGTCCTGGGAGTCCAGTATCGCCGCAACGATCCCGAGTTCCAGCGCCAAGTGCAGATCAACCTGCGGGATGGCGTCGAGTACGGGATCCTGAAGCGCCAGAGGAACCACTTCTCGGTCCGCTCGCGACGACTGAGCGAACTGATGGCCACTCTGGGAACACCGTCGTCACACCACTAA
- the LOC119557723 gene encoding protamine-like protein 99C — MDGKKGGNTLRKTTGSLNLPTENIKRFYGISPQNGIRFEAREWNYMNLFKNPSAPQELESQSLGENPGKFKREKCTPVRSPSARERESRIKKKRKPSKSIKKRPSPVLKILDPHRLGSAVAYIHFMRKFQRKNNNLKANDLLNKGTRLWCRLHGNQRQQFERPLWVVRTG, encoded by the exons ATGGATGGAAAAAAAGGTGGAAACACACTTCGTAAAACAACTGGCTCCCTGAACTTACCGACCGAAAACATAAAGCGATTCTACGGAATTTCCCCACAGAACGGGATACGTTTCGAAGCAAGAGAATGGAACTATATGAACCTCTTTAAAAATCCG AGTGCACCTCAGGAGCTTGAGAGTCAGTCCCTTGGGGAAAACCCCGGTAAATTTAAGCGGGAGAAATGCACTCCCGTTCGCTCTCCCAGTGCCCGTGAGAGGGAGTCCAGGATCAAGAAGAAAAGGAAGCCATCCAAGTCCATCAAGAAGAGACCCAGCCCTGTGCTGAAGATCCTCGACCCACATCGTCTGGGCTCCGCCGTAGCCTATATTCATTTCATGCGCAAGTTTCAGAGGAAGAACAACAATTTGAAGGCGAATGATCTACTAAACAAGGGAACTCGTCTTTGGTGCCGTCTGCATGGAAACCAGCGCCAACAATTTGAGAGGCCGCTTTG GGTTGTGAGGACTGGATAG
- the LOC119556746 gene encoding uncharacterized protein LOC119556746 — translation MEDLHLKLGDLPQQALAARHSLILGSKLGGAIGGPHHHHHLRHHHPLNRQLNQLNQLNQLNQLNQLSQLSQLNQLTQLNHLTQLSQLQQHLHHQLHLTSGLNLNLGLGHKMQHLTRQMHMGLGGLGLGLQRDLDLDMGGHLEDGSSANSTSSSTSTTSSTSTSSDQGQGHGSGTGVGVGGPKWPQGPVPDAHAHGPAQDNGDSPSVKGSVVKETECKTEEGDSLAVCKKDLDKNLLDKLKPSASVLLKAANSKLNADAMAYTMPSATMETLYDGGLLPKPSHSAPSQLPRDFRLNAEAAVFKPSLLGIGSLAPVQLPLPVPQSLLSTVSLPLLPAISQGVLSAISQPLLPTPSHLLDQDFPPLQGNHHHHHHHHLMHSVQRHGGKPYVRWRKQPLPDLFTAVLSLMREHSRSVSYPEIINTLALRLQRPEVELKRHVPHTLHAAVNNGYLKKDGNRYSLVSEMEQLEIMRRNQEAAMRARELEKEPLSWRKR, via the coding sequence ATGGAGGACTTGCATCTGAAGCTCGGCGATTTGCCGCAACAAGCATTGGCCGCCCGGCACAGTTTGATATTGGGCTCCAAGCTGGGTGGTGCAATTGGTGGACcccaccatcatcatcatctccGTCACCATCATCCCCTGAATCGCCAGCTCAACCAGCTGAACCAGCTGAACCAGCTGAACCAACTGAACCAGCTGAGCCAGTTGAGCCAGTTGAATCAGTTAACTCAGCTAAATCATCTGACACAATTGAGCCAGCTGCAGCAGCACCTGCACCACCAACTGCATCTCACATCCGGTCTGAATCTCAACTTGGGCTTGGGCCACAAGATGCAGCACCTGACCCGCCAAATGCACATGGGCCTGGGGGGTCTGGGACTGGGTCTCCAGCGGGATCTCGACCTGGATATGGGTGGACATTTGGAGGACGGCAGCAGTGCGAATAGCACCAGCAGCAGTACCAGCACCACGAGCAGCACCAGCACGAGCAGCGATCAGGGGCAAGGACATGGTTCTGGGACTGGAGTTGGAGTTGGTGGACCAAAGTGGCCCCAAGGCCCAGTCCCCGATGCCCACGCCCATGGCCCTGCCCAGGATAATGGTGATTCGCCGAGTGTCAAGGGCAGTGTTGTTAAAGAAACGGAGTGCAAGACGGAGGAGGGCGATTCGCTGGCGGTGTGCAAAAAGGATCTGGACAAGAATCTGCTCGATAAGCTGAAGCCCTCTGCCTCCGTTCTGCTGAAAGCGGCCAACTCCAAGTTGAATGCCGATGCCATGGCCTATACGATGCCCAGTGCCACAATGGAGACCCTCTACGATGGCGGACTCTTGCCCAAGCCGAGCCACAGTGCTCCCTCGCAGCTGCCTCGAGACTTTAGGCTGAATGCCGAGGCGGCTGTCTTCAAGCCCTCTTTGCTGGGCATTGGTTCGCTGGCTCCGGTTCAGCTACCACTTCCGGTTCCGCAATCACTGCTTTCGACGGTATCGCTACCCCTACTTCCGGCCATTTCGCAGGGGGTTCTGTCGGCCATCTCTCAGCCCCTACTGCCCACGCCATCACACCTCCTGGACCAGGACTTTCCGCCCCTCCAAggtaatcatcatcatcatcaccatcatcatctGATGCATTCAGTGCAGCGTCATGGCGGCAAACCCTATGTCCGTTGGCGCAAACAGCCACTGCCGGACCTCTTCACCGCCGTCCTCTCGCTGATGAGGGAACACTCGCGATCGGTCAGCTATCCGGAGATCATAAACACCCTGGCCCTGAGGCTCCAGCGACCGGAGGTCGAGCTGAAGCGCCATGTGCCGCACACCCTGCACGCCGCCGTCAATAATGGGTATCTGAAGAAGGACGGCAATCGGTATTCGCTGGTCTCCGAAATGGAACAGCTGGAGATCATGCGACGGAACCAGGAGGCGGCCATGCGGGCCAGGGAGCTGGAGAAGGAGCCATTGTCCTGGCGCAAGCGTTAG
- the LOC119557408 gene encoding uncharacterized protein LOC119557408, with protein MLHSSYNRAPRRKLIPNLFSNILQVIADADHPLTEPEIIEAVADRLDRSDEELKRQITVSLHDALIYGYLRVKNYRYSIVPSRLDPDDHPHQQPVHHEPSSSITATAEHHRVQDRISSGTSHSPSQDRNQEAPTPSENPQAVKKVTAEPEKQTN; from the coding sequence ATGTTGCACAGCAGCTACAACCGGGCACCAAGGCGCAAGCTCATCCCGAACCTGTTCAGCAACATCCTGCAGGTGATCGCCGATGCGGACCATCCGCTGACCGAGCCCGAGATCATCGAGGCGGTTGCCGATCGATTGGATCGCAGCGATGAGGAGCTGAAGCGCCAGATAACTGTGAGCCTCCACGATGCCCTCATCTACGGCTACCTGCGGGTGAAGAACTACCGCTACTCGATAGTCCCCAGTCGCCTGGACCCCGACGACCATCCCCACCAGCAGCCGGTGCACCATGAGCCCAGCTCCTCGATCACCGCCACCGCCGAACACCATCGGGTGCAGGACAGGATCTCCAGCGGAACCAGTCACAGTCCCAGTCAGGATCGGAATCAGGAAGCCCCAACCCCATCCGAAAACCCTCAGGCGGTCAAAAAGGTAACTGCCGAGCCggaaaagcaaacaaattaa